attcaagaattagggtaaaactcaactataactcaataatgatgaatttaattattgaaCGCATAGACAAACTCAATCTAATGCTATGaacagccttacatacctgaaattcgaagctttactccgaattgaagaactcaatgaccactcttgaacccctagccttttctccctgCTGgggcattttgtgtactatccggagtataagaatcaccggaataacatttctacactactaaacaCTAAAACTacatttgagaatgagtaaagaagtgtatagagagaagagttgcttgagaaagcttgatgaataaaatgagataattcaatggaggattgtgatctcatggatgatgtcaaatggaggactattaatgtcatgggtgatgtcaaatgaatctagatctttccatgattTGTGAGATGAATCTTTTTTAACGGAATAACCTTTTTCGAAGctgtgtttgaacaagataagttcctaattaggatttggtgtcatatgaattgtagatctagaagtatactttcatttcgttaagaatcaaccaatttggagcatcctaccatgagatatgatttttcttctacaaatactctatttcgtcacagcactatgtcttgaaaaaattaatttatttgacctatgtatcctctgaatattaagatataatcttcatgaaagttgtaggtaatgccattaaggttattcaaaaatttgaatcacctaatttggactactctatgaaaagttatgcccaaaatacagaagcaatatcattttcgtcgagaattgaaacaccacatacaacgttttagggggtgttatagAAAACTAAACCATAAGTGGAGGACTTTATATACCGaatagtaataaatataaattattaagttacTTTCAGATTATTAGTTAACctgttaaaaaaaaactttaaactGTTAAAAACTGATAATccgataataaaaaaaattaaaaccattATCAAAACTGCTAAATTAATAACTCATTACCAAtaaactaataatatttttttgatttgatttatcgACGGTTCAATTTTGAACAGCCAAGGAGTACCATAGAGTAGACTAGTTCTCTTGTTGTATGCAAGAAGAAATATTATTTGACTttctttttgtaatttgaaCGTTTCTCTCAATTTAACATATTTCTTTCACGAtaagaaatatattaattaacccTCAAATAATATCACAAGGTTGAAATCAAATCTAATAAAGTGCTCCATAGTTAGATAAATGTGGTCCACTCCTTAAGAAGATCCAACATTTGACgtttatgaattttaaatcTAGCCCTTTGAAGTTATCGAGTcttaaatgtatatatatattctccttttcattttgtttatctggttttgatttgataaaaaaattaagaatttaaagaagacttttaattaattttgtgtCTGAAacagaaaatatataaaatttactaaaatattttttaattttgtgattttaaacatgtcataaaaagttaaaattaaagagttttgaaacaaactaaaaaagaaGTAAGATTAACAAACTAAAACAAGGGAGTGATTCatacatattaaataatttttctttttttgaatttgaccATTTCTCTCAATTTACTCATTTCTTTCACGATAAGAAATACTCCATTAATTAACTTTGAAATAATCGCAAAAGGTAGAAATCATATCTAACAAAGTGCTCCATAGTTAGATGGATGCAGTCCATCGGCCCCATATTGACTATCATGAGGTCTTTTCTTGTAGTTGGTGGCCGAATTGATAGTATTTTTTGGAATAATTATCGCTTTTCGTTGGTCAACAATCAACTAAAatctctacacttcttactcgTACAGGAAAAATGGCAGGATTATTGGAGGAGGCTTGGCTAATCTTTACCTTGTACTCAACATCCGCGAACTGCATTCAAAGACCATTTAAATGGCAAACATGAATtgcatttttttttaacaatttttcTTAAGTCGGATCCATGATTTGATATTTACGAGTTTTGGATTATAGCCTCTGAAGTTACTGAGTCcttaaattataattcatacatagtaaattattatttttaagtaaatataaattttgaattaaagttATCTAATTTTGTCGAATCACTACAGTTAACTGCACATCCACTAAGCACTAATTTTACTAGTATTTGCATGCTGAACATGAAATATTTACAGTGCAAGAAGATTGAAATGTTTTTAGTTGTGTTATGGTTCCAGTTTTTTAGTTGAACTAAAAAGAACTGTTTAATTTTTTAGTACGATGTGACTTTTCATTTTGTTGGTGAGGATTAGATCCTCCCACCTTATATATCCCATGTCCCCTCCCCTAACCCaaaatttattgtttttcttaaaaaatgttTTTGCTACATGTTTCCCAgaattttgtttaaattttttaattgaaattttCTTCATTTGATAAGTCAATCATTGACTCTCCAAGTCACCAATAGTCTCTCGATCGAGAGCGTGGCCTATAAATATATTGCCTTAATACATTGCAAAAGTTATcatatctaaaataatttaataaactACTTCATAAGATTATTgatttagaagcatttttcAATGCCCTCTTTTGATTAAGTAATGGAAAGAAAAACATCTCAAATCCAACCTCCAACTTATGGAGATTTCATCACTATTCTTAGCATCGATGGAGGTGGCATTCGAGGAATTATTCCAACTATCATCCTTAATGTTCTTGAATCCCAACTTCaggtttttaatttcttctattCCTGCATACATATTGATTACACATATTTTCTCTCTATTCGATTTTATGTGGcactatattataatatatagagagagagagacaagCACACACATAATTTTTGCAACATGACATAAAATAATATGCAAAATTGGTGTTAAATTTACATGAAGGAGTTGGATGGAACGGATGCAAGACTTGCAGATTACTTTGACGTAATTGCTGGAACTAGCACTGGTGGCCTTGTGACGGCCATGCTAACGGCTCCAGACGAAAATAATCGTCCACTTTATGCGGCCAAAGATATTACCCCGTTCTATTTGGAGCACTGTCCAAAGATTTTTCCACAAAAGAACTACTggtatatacatacatatttaattaattttgtctAGAATTTCATTTGTAATATTATAGCTAACCAAATTTTAAATGTTTGTTGAATTCACACATATGCAGTGGTTTGTTTGCTCCAATTGGGAAGGTGGTGCAAGCTCTAGTAGGACCAAAATATGATGGCAAGTACCTACATGAAGTCATCAAGGAAAAATTGAAAGATAGTCGCCTTAGTAATACTATCACTAACGTTGTTATTCCCACTTTTGATATCAAGAAGTTGCAGCCTACCATTTTCTCCACTTATGAGGTATAGATTTtctaacaacaataacaatatatcCAGTATAATCTGATAAAGTAGGTCTAAAAAGAATAATGTATAAGCAAACTTTACTCCTATATATATTGTGAAAATAGAGATGTTGTTTTCAGTAGACCCTCTATATATActcaagtaaaacatatcaaAGCAGGCTTGTAAATGAAATACAGTAATGAAGAAGCCATGTTGAAAATAATGAAGAGTTGCAACAACAAATAATCGATAATCAAAAAACAGGAAACAAcgtataataataaaatcgaagaataagataataataataaggaaaaCTAGACATCGCTCGATTGACTGCTAACTTTTCACTCTAATCCTCAATCTTCGTAATCTTCTATCTCAATAAGCTGTAAATAaccttaatatttacaatatagTCATTGTGTGCGCATTCATGAGTATATACTGACAACGACTACTATTTATTGGTTAGGCGGGTGAATTTTGTTTAATCGGCTACCTAAAACTGTTAATTAAATACATCTAAGTCCATCTCAAAAGTTTATTATTTAatcatatcaaattaatatGGATAGGTACAAGCAAGGTTAATAGATATTTAGTTTTTAACCAAATGtcatcttgatttttttttaattgcagACGAAACGATCTGCACATTACGATGCAAAATTGTCGGATATTTGTATTAGTACTTCAGCAGCTCCTACTTATTTTCCTGCTTATTACTTCAAAGTTGAAGATGAGAATGGCAATGTTAGAGAACATAATCTCATTGATGGTGGCGTTGCTGCAAATAATCCGGTACCTATTAAAACACTTTATTAATATTAACGGGTCATCGTTTTGTAAGCTGGACAAGCATAGATATCATTTCTGAAATAAGTATCGTCTTATCCCTtatttaattatgaaatttGGGATAAGTTATGTATCAAGATTAGTAATTAGTATCGAGTTAAGTTATTTCTGTCAAAGTGGGAATAATAGTACCCGCAATTAGTTATTCTAGGATAAAACAatgaaaatgacaaaatacCCCTGAGGTCTCTCAAATCCTTTTTGGACTAAACAAAGTGAAGGGTGTGTGTTAACGTTTTTATAAACAAACAACTTCttaaaaattatgcaattcatattatttttaatacaacaaaccaaacaagtcaaaaaaaatactattaggataataaaattcatactatatattagtatattttaaaaaatatgtattttttcaGGGTTTGATTGCAATATCGGAAGTAAGCAAAGAAATTTTGAAGGACAACCCAGATTTCTTCCCAATAAAACCCATGGATTATGGTCGTTTCCTTGTAATATCAATAGGGACAGGAGCTGCAaaatttgaacatgaatataatTCATCCATGGCAGCCAAATGGGGTATCGTCGATTGGTTATTTTACAAAGGTTCTACACCACTGTTTGATATATTCACACAATCAAGTGCTGATATGATTGATTACCATAATTCTGTGGTTTTTCAAGCACTACGTAGTGAAAATAGTTACCTTCGAATTCAAGTAAGTATAATcttcttttgttattttacttgagtcgaaaaaatattagaaacaatctttctatttttataagaaaaaaaagtaaaatttgtGTACATACCATGTTCTCTAGACCCCATTTATAAAACtacactacaacaacaacaacaacaacaacccagtgaaatcccacaacatttATAAAACTacactaaatatattattatattttaatgaatacGAGTAAGGTAGATGGAATTAAAAggattttcattaataattgtGTTTTGGTTGTTGAACCTAATTAATAGGAGGATGAACTGAGGGGAACAGAAGCATCAATGGATGTGGCTACAAAGGAAAATTTGGAGAGGCTAGTGGAAATAGGagaaaatttattgaaaaaacCACTTTCAAGGGTAAATTTAGAAACAGGTTTAACACAACCAATTCCTAACAAAGGCACTAATGAAGAAGCCCTTAAGAGGTATatcattaataatttaatttgatcctctttttattttaaattaccTATCGTATTTCTCTTTTACGGATTCTTTAAGTATATATTAATTAGgagtttttgattattttatctttatttatgttttaaaatatattttttctttattaaatattaattcatTCTATTGAGGCATATTTGTTGCTTTCAAAGACAATTACcacaaaaaatataatgaaaataataattaattttatgtttctaaattaataaataattttaaataactaTTTTTGTAGTTTGACTCTTTGAGAAAAGAACAGGAAGTGTGTCTCacattttaaaacaaaattaccCTATTATTTGACAACAAAAAGGTGTTTGAAAAGTCCTCCCTTGTTCCTTTGAAACAAAAAGGTGTTTGAAAAGTCCTCCTTTGTTCTTTTGTGTAACTAAattgatatattaaaaaaatgaattaatcatacttttttttttaatcaatagACTAGCGCCTAGATGTGTTGTATTTCATTAGAAAAGTGAAACATGAAAGGAATTAAattttatctttaaaatatatcacGAGATTGATTGTAGTCAATATCTCTAAAAAATGCTAAAACAGAAAATTGAACTCTTCCTGTTTAACTGGACTATACAAATTTaactaacaaaaaaataatatttttgtattatgaATGTATGTTAGCTAGTCTTTACTATTACATTGTCATGTCATTAGTtaagtaattattatttttggttttttgACAGGTTTGCAAAATTATTGGTCAATGAAAGAAGACTACGTGAGTCAAGGTCGCCACATACTAACAATGTCTAGAAGTAATATAGTTATGATCAAGAAAATCCTACGCATGAAAATTAagtttaatataaataatatatattatcggtgcaaatttctagatttgtaGATTGGTATATATGGTATGTTCTTCGAATAAAATCTatcatatttataatataattttttgtggtGATTGGTACGAATTGTTACAAAAATCTATGCTTTTGGAAATAAACTATCGTGGATCGATTTTATGTATGTATTTGACAtgtcaaatattaatttttgaaaaaatgtttTTCACGAGGAAGTCAATTTTTGATGCTTAGTTTTCCTCCACcgcaaaatatttttaatcgaaatgagaaaaatggctTATCTCACTTTATGGATTAAAGTCATTATTTTCTAGAATTATCTTTAACTTTTACTTTCACATTCCCCATTTCAATGAAAAATCAAACATTTTTAGTGCTTTTTAGTACTaaataaatttcattaaaaCACTCTCCAATGTATTTGCAAGCACGTACATCAAGATGC
This region of Solanum dulcamara chromosome 9, daSolDulc1.2, whole genome shotgun sequence genomic DNA includes:
- the LOC129902674 gene encoding patatin-like protein 3 isoform X2; the encoded protein is MERKTSQIQPPTYGDFITILSIDGGGIRGIIPTIILNVLESQLQELDGTDARLADYFDVIAGTSTGGLVTAMLTAPDENNRPLYAAKDITPFYLEHCPKIFPQKNYCGLFAPIGKVVQALVGPKYDGKYLHEVIKEKLKDSRLSNTITNVVIPTFDIKKLQPTIFSTYEGLIAISEVSKEILKDNPDFFPIKPMDYGRFLVISIGTGAAKFEHEYNSSMAAKWGIVDWLFYKGSTPLFDIFTQSSADMIDYHNSVVFQALRSENSYLRIQEDELRGTEASMDVATKENLERLVEIGENLLKKPLSRVNLETGLTQPIPNKGTNEEALKRFAKLLVNERRLRESRSPHTNNV
- the LOC129902674 gene encoding patatin-like protein 2 isoform X1 codes for the protein MERKTSQIQPPTYGDFITILSIDGGGIRGIIPTIILNVLESQLQELDGTDARLADYFDVIAGTSTGGLVTAMLTAPDENNRPLYAAKDITPFYLEHCPKIFPQKNYCGLFAPIGKVVQALVGPKYDGKYLHEVIKEKLKDSRLSNTITNVVIPTFDIKKLQPTIFSTYETKRSAHYDAKLSDICISTSAAPTYFPAYYFKVEDENGNVREHNLIDGGVAANNPGLIAISEVSKEILKDNPDFFPIKPMDYGRFLVISIGTGAAKFEHEYNSSMAAKWGIVDWLFYKGSTPLFDIFTQSSADMIDYHNSVVFQALRSENSYLRIQEDELRGTEASMDVATKENLERLVEIGENLLKKPLSRVNLETGLTQPIPNKGTNEEALKRFAKLLVNERRLRESRSPHTNNV